Proteins from a single region of Sphaerochaeta globosa str. Buddy:
- the rhaS gene encoding rhamnose ABC transporter substrate-binding protein: protein MKKALLFVLIASLVVTGLFAQGTKEEAVKSEKEIVILVKSMGNGFFDAVFKGSQEAAAELGGIKTTYMGPPQATAEGQIEIIETLIAQRVDGIAISANDSDALIPVTKKAMAAGIKVISFDSGINVGGRIVDLLPSNAELIGRQQIQLAAELTGNKGEVAVLSASAQATNQNLWISFMKEEIKDAKYANMKLVEVVYGDDAPDKSYREAVSLMQKYPNLKAIICPTTVGLLATAQAVKDAGKVGVVEVTGLGLPSEMKGYILDGTCRQMALWNPIDLGYTSTYILDALIDGTSKGSVGEVIPAGRMKSVKVENDGLIYMSTPYVFNKGNIEQFAAIF from the coding sequence ATGAAGAAAGCGTTGTTGTTTGTACTCATCGCTAGCTTGGTCGTCACTGGTCTTTTCGCCCAGGGAACCAAGGAAGAAGCAGTAAAGTCGGAGAAGGAAATCGTCATTCTCGTAAAGAGCATGGGTAATGGTTTCTTTGATGCAGTATTCAAGGGCAGCCAGGAAGCAGCAGCCGAGCTTGGTGGAATCAAGACCACCTACATGGGTCCTCCCCAGGCAACCGCTGAAGGCCAGATTGAGATTATCGAGACCCTCATTGCACAGAGAGTTGATGGGATTGCCATCAGCGCAAACGACTCTGATGCTCTGATTCCCGTCACCAAGAAGGCTATGGCAGCCGGTATCAAGGTCATCAGTTTTGACTCAGGTATCAACGTAGGTGGACGTATCGTCGACCTGCTGCCCAGTAACGCCGAACTGATCGGCCGCCAGCAGATTCAGCTTGCCGCCGAGCTTACCGGCAACAAGGGTGAAGTTGCTGTTCTCTCCGCTTCCGCTCAGGCTACCAACCAGAACCTTTGGATCAGCTTCATGAAAGAAGAGATCAAAGATGCAAAGTATGCCAACATGAAGCTCGTTGAAGTTGTCTACGGCGACGACGCCCCGGACAAGAGCTATCGTGAAGCTGTTTCCTTGATGCAGAAGTACCCCAACCTTAAGGCAATCATTTGCCCGACCACAGTTGGTTTGCTTGCTACTGCACAGGCTGTCAAAGACGCCGGCAAGGTTGGTGTTGTGGAAGTTACCGGTCTTGGACTGCCTTCGGAAATGAAGGGCTACATCCTTGACGGAACCTGCCGCCAGATGGCTCTGTGGAATCCGATCGACCTCGGTTATACCTCCACCTACATTCTTGATGCTCTGATCGATGGAACTTCCAAGGGTTCCGTTGGTGAAGTTATTCCCGCCGGCCGTATGAAATCTGTCAAGGTTGAGAATGACGGACTCATCTACATGAGCACCCCGTACGTATTCAACAAGGGCAACATCGAGCAGTTCGCAGCAATTTTCTAA
- a CDS encoding sugar ABC transporter ATP-binding protein: MPDALLEVTNLTKIFPGIRALDDVHLTLRCGEVHALIGENGAGKSTLVKILTGVYIPTHGKMVLEGKEISFKNAIDAQASGIVAIHQEASMFPELSVTENIFMGHHLRNPKTKKLDWKAMTEQTKTLLGRMQLDIDPDTLVKNLSVAKRHMVEITKALSLDAKLVIMDEPTSALTGREVEDLFRIVRSLKESGKAILFISHKFDEIFSICDYYTVFRDGQYIGEGKVKDSTEDKIINMMIGRSIDQLYPEHTPVLGKEILNVEKLSQLGAFKHISFNLHEGEILGLFGLVGAGRSEVVRTIFGIDKASEGVMYLEGKAFMPRSAKESLHKGIALVPEDRQKQGLVLKMSLTHNISLPVLKLLSFKGLVTRAKVEKQYVLEHGNQMEIKSAGYHVDAETLSGGNQQKVVLAKWIGTKPKILILDEPTKGIDVATKAAVHQFICDMAAKGVAVILISSELPEVMGMSDRILVMHEGYQTAILDARKATAEMVMRYAIATLPQEASNA; this comes from the coding sequence ATGCCAGACGCATTGTTGGAAGTTACCAACCTAACCAAAATATTCCCCGGAATCCGTGCTCTTGATGATGTTCACCTTACCCTGCGGTGCGGAGAGGTACACGCGTTGATCGGAGAAAACGGTGCCGGAAAATCAACATTGGTGAAAATTCTTACCGGTGTGTATATCCCAACGCATGGAAAGATGGTGCTAGAAGGGAAGGAAATCTCCTTTAAGAATGCCATTGACGCACAGGCCTCAGGCATCGTTGCCATCCATCAGGAAGCCTCGATGTTTCCCGAGCTCAGTGTCACCGAGAATATTTTCATGGGTCACCACCTACGCAATCCCAAGACCAAAAAGCTTGATTGGAAGGCGATGACCGAACAGACCAAGACCTTGCTTGGACGCATGCAGCTGGATATCGACCCCGACACCCTGGTCAAGAATCTGAGTGTGGCAAAGCGGCATATGGTGGAAATCACCAAGGCTCTTTCCCTCGATGCCAAGCTGGTGATTATGGATGAACCGACCAGCGCCCTCACCGGACGCGAGGTTGAGGACTTATTCCGCATTGTCCGCTCACTGAAGGAGAGCGGGAAAGCCATTCTTTTCATCTCACATAAGTTTGATGAGATTTTTTCAATCTGTGACTACTATACCGTCTTCCGCGACGGACAATATATTGGGGAAGGGAAGGTCAAGGACAGCACCGAAGACAAGATTATCAATATGATGATCGGTCGTTCGATCGACCAACTCTATCCTGAACATACTCCCGTGCTGGGCAAAGAGATTCTCAACGTGGAGAAATTGAGCCAACTCGGGGCCTTCAAGCACATTTCCTTCAACCTGCACGAAGGAGAAATCCTGGGGTTGTTCGGCTTGGTTGGTGCCGGCCGCAGCGAAGTGGTTCGTACCATTTTTGGTATTGATAAGGCCAGTGAAGGAGTCATGTACCTCGAAGGGAAAGCGTTTATGCCTAGAAGTGCGAAAGAGAGTCTGCACAAGGGCATCGCCTTGGTTCCCGAGGATCGTCAGAAACAGGGCTTGGTGCTCAAAATGAGCCTGACACACAACATCAGTCTGCCTGTTCTCAAACTGCTCTCCTTCAAAGGCTTGGTTACCCGAGCCAAAGTGGAGAAGCAGTATGTATTGGAGCATGGCAACCAGATGGAAATAAAGTCGGCCGGCTATCATGTCGACGCTGAGACCCTCTCGGGAGGAAACCAGCAAAAAGTCGTCCTGGCCAAGTGGATCGGGACCAAACCCAAAATCCTCATTCTCGATGAACCGACAAAAGGCATCGATGTCGCCACCAAGGCTGCTGTACACCAGTTTATCTGTGATATGGCTGCAAAAGGTGTGGCTGTCATCCTCATTTCCAGTGAGTTGCCTGAGGTCATGGGAATGAGTGACCGGATTCTGGTTATGCATGAGGGTTACCAGACTGCCATTCTCGATGCCCGCAAAGCAACAGCTGAGATGGTCATGCGCTACGCAATTGCTACTCTTCCCCAGGAGGCTTCCAATGCCTGA
- a CDS encoding L-fucose isomerase — translation MANISGMKNVGPEKRYASTLPKIGIRPVIDGRQRGVRESLEDQTMNMAKAAAKLISDNVFHGTGERVECVIADTTIGRVRESADCAEKFAREGVAITLTVTPCWCYGTETFDIDPMTIKAVWGFNGTERPGAVYLAAVLAAHTQKGLPAFGIYGRDVQDNSDTSIPDDVSEKILRFARASLAVATMRGKSYLSIGGMAMGIAGSLVDQDLLQSYLGMRTEAVDMCEIERRIAEEIYDPEEYKKAIDWVRQNCTQAEDTVNAPEYRRSAEQLKKDWEYCTKMTMIGRDLMIGNENLKKLGFREEALGHNALFAGFQGQRQWTDHWPNGDFMETMLTTSFDWNGIREPYIMATENDHLNGISMLFCKLLTNRAAIFSDVRTYWSPEAVQRVTGWKPEGLAKEGFIHLINSGATTLDAAGQMKNEQGESEMKPFWEITEKDVQKTLENTRFSVANCGYFRGGGFSSTFLSEGGMPLTMVRVNLVKGVGPVLQLAEGWTCEVPEKVFDTINKRTDQTWPTTWFVPRTNGKEGPFKDVYSVMANWGANHGALSYGHFGADLITLCSMLRIPVCMHNVSEDQIFRPSAWSMLGMDKEGADFRACETFGPLYGKY, via the coding sequence ATGGCAAATATATCTGGAATGAAAAATGTGGGACCAGAAAAACGCTACGCTTCCACACTTCCCAAAATTGGAATTAGGCCTGTTATTGACGGACGGCAGAGAGGGGTTCGCGAATCTCTTGAAGATCAGACCATGAACATGGCAAAGGCTGCCGCCAAACTGATAAGCGATAATGTATTTCACGGAACCGGAGAGCGGGTCGAGTGCGTCATTGCCGACACCACCATCGGTCGAGTGCGTGAAAGTGCCGATTGTGCAGAAAAGTTTGCCAGGGAGGGAGTCGCTATAACGTTGACCGTCACCCCTTGCTGGTGCTATGGAACCGAAACCTTCGACATCGATCCGATGACCATCAAGGCTGTCTGGGGCTTCAACGGCACCGAACGCCCTGGAGCGGTGTACCTTGCAGCTGTGCTGGCTGCCCATACGCAGAAAGGCCTACCCGCTTTCGGCATCTACGGCCGTGACGTACAGGACAACAGCGACACATCCATCCCCGATGACGTTTCTGAGAAAATCCTGCGATTCGCCCGTGCTTCCCTTGCCGTGGCGACCATGCGCGGCAAGAGCTACCTCTCCATCGGTGGCATGGCAATGGGCATTGCCGGTTCGTTGGTAGACCAGGATCTGTTGCAAAGCTATTTGGGAATGAGAACGGAAGCCGTCGACATGTGCGAGATCGAAAGGCGCATCGCCGAAGAGATCTATGATCCCGAAGAATACAAAAAAGCCATCGACTGGGTAAGGCAGAACTGCACCCAGGCCGAGGATACGGTCAACGCCCCCGAGTACCGCAGAAGCGCAGAGCAACTGAAGAAGGATTGGGAGTACTGCACCAAGATGACCATGATCGGACGCGATCTCATGATCGGGAACGAGAACCTGAAGAAGCTTGGATTCCGAGAAGAAGCGCTCGGCCACAACGCCCTGTTTGCAGGCTTCCAAGGCCAGAGGCAGTGGACCGACCATTGGCCGAACGGCGACTTTATGGAGACCATGCTCACCACCAGTTTTGACTGGAACGGCATTCGCGAACCGTACATTATGGCTACCGAGAACGACCACCTCAACGGTATCAGCATGCTCTTCTGCAAGCTCTTGACCAACCGTGCGGCAATCTTCAGCGATGTGCGCACCTACTGGAGTCCTGAAGCAGTACAGCGGGTGACCGGATGGAAACCCGAAGGTCTAGCCAAGGAAGGCTTCATCCATCTCATCAACAGTGGTGCAACCACCTTGGATGCTGCAGGTCAGATGAAGAACGAGCAAGGTGAAAGTGAAATGAAGCCCTTCTGGGAAATCACCGAGAAAGATGTACAAAAGACCCTTGAGAATACCCGCTTCAGCGTTGCAAACTGCGGCTATTTCCGCGGCGGCGGCTTCAGCTCAACCTTCCTCAGCGAAGGCGGTATGCCTCTGACCATGGTTCGCGTCAATCTTGTGAAGGGAGTTGGTCCGGTTCTGCAGTTGGCGGAAGGCTGGACCTGCGAAGTCCCTGAAAAGGTATTTGACACCATCAACAAGAGAACCGACCAGACCTGGCCGACCACGTGGTTCGTCCCCCGGACGAATGGCAAGGAAGGTCCGTTCAAGGATGTGTACTCGGTGATGGCAAACTGGGGAGCCAACCACGGCGCGCTCAGTTACGGACACTTCGGCGCCGATTTGATCACCCTCTGCTCAATGCTGCGCATACCCGTATGCATGCATAACGTGAGTGAGGACCAAATCTTCCGTCCCAGCGCCTGGTCGATGCTCGGTATGGACAAGGAAGGAGCAGATTTCCGCGCCTGCGAAACCTTTGGCCCTCTGTACGGCAAGTATTGA
- a CDS encoding bile acid:sodium symporter family protein, with translation MNLATFNAKSDKAVPFITPLGVVVGLALGSRISGYSEWGTFFFACITLIGALQISFSQVLKALSRVRSIALVLFCAHVAIPLVVKLLALLAFPTSPSYITGFILLSSIPIAVTSFLWTTIHKGDAALALCLILLDTLLSPLLTPLTIRLLANSSVVLDFQGMMVSLVFMIVLPSILGMLIKHAAPDACNKARAYLNPVTKLCMMLVIIIHVASLSGTLSFSAVYIPLILMNLVVITLGFLLIYCLARFVVHEERSFVVSMTFTGGMRNISAALVLATSYFDPMTALPVVIGILLQQTFVGILGSRLFAKDAW, from the coding sequence ATGAACCTGGCCACCTTCAATGCAAAGAGTGATAAGGCGGTACCTTTTATCACTCCGCTTGGGGTGGTGGTTGGTTTGGCACTGGGTTCCCGTATTTCTGGTTATTCAGAGTGGGGAACCTTTTTCTTTGCCTGCATCACCCTGATCGGGGCACTGCAGATCAGCTTCTCCCAAGTGCTTAAGGCGCTTAGCCGGGTACGTTCGATAGCTTTGGTCCTTTTCTGTGCCCATGTGGCCATTCCCTTGGTAGTCAAACTGCTTGCCTTGCTCGCTTTCCCTACTTCTCCATCCTATATCACCGGCTTTATTTTGCTCTCATCGATCCCCATAGCGGTTACCTCATTCCTTTGGACAACCATCCATAAGGGCGATGCAGCGTTGGCTTTGTGTTTGATTCTCTTGGATACTTTGCTCTCACCCTTGTTGACACCGTTGACGATTCGTCTGCTTGCAAATTCCTCCGTTGTTTTGGATTTCCAGGGCATGATGGTTTCCTTGGTGTTCATGATAGTTCTTCCCTCGATTCTGGGGATGCTGATTAAGCATGCAGCACCCGATGCCTGCAACAAGGCAAGGGCGTACCTTAATCCGGTTACCAAATTGTGCATGATGCTGGTGATCATCATCCATGTCGCCTCCCTTTCCGGAACGCTTTCCTTTTCGGCTGTCTATATACCTTTGATTCTCATGAATCTAGTCGTTATTACTCTGGGGTTTTTACTCATCTACTGTCTTGCACGTTTTGTGGTGCACGAAGAGCGCTCTTTTGTAGTCTCCATGACGTTTACCGGTGGTATGCGCAATATCAGTGCAGCCCTGGTTTTGGCAACCAGCTACTTCGATCCGATGACGGCCTTGCCGGTTGTCATCGGTATTTTGCTACAGCAGACCTTTGTGGGCATATTGGGATCTCGTTTATTCGCCAAGGATGCATGGTGA
- a CDS encoding ABC transporter permease, producing MPERAPSSLLKKALERRELTLMLLLVVLLVPITIRSPQFLSAENINRILNDMAILSIVAIGEFFVILSNGIDLSVGSIIAFTGMACGMINESYAAVPPFVLLLVGMGIGLMMGLFNGVLVAYGKIPPIITTLGTVNIYRGLTFLLSKGTWVTAHEMSPSYIGFPRTTFLGLSYLLWIAFVVIVILYYFSRYTRTGREVYAIGGNPTAAKFVGVNENRVRVVVFLISGTLCGLAGALWTARYASAVNEMATGFEMQAVAACVLGGVNFSGGAGGIIGVVLGTLFLGVVTNALPVIYLSVFWQTFVQGLIILIALALNTLSDQRKSTKLLAQRRG from the coding sequence ATGCCTGAACGTGCTCCATCCTCACTGCTGAAAAAGGCTCTAGAGCGCAGGGAATTGACCCTGATGCTCCTCTTGGTGGTTCTTTTGGTTCCTATCACCATCCGCTCTCCTCAGTTCCTCTCGGCTGAGAACATCAACAGAATTCTGAACGATATGGCAATCCTGTCCATTGTTGCCATTGGTGAATTCTTTGTCATTCTTTCCAATGGTATCGACCTCTCGGTCGGTTCCATCATCGCATTTACCGGCATGGCATGCGGCATGATCAACGAATCCTATGCTGCAGTACCTCCCTTTGTCCTGTTGTTGGTAGGAATGGGCATAGGCTTGATGATGGGCTTGTTCAACGGTGTACTGGTGGCATACGGGAAAATCCCTCCCATCATCACCACCTTGGGAACAGTGAACATCTATCGCGGTCTGACATTTTTGCTGAGCAAGGGAACTTGGGTCACCGCCCATGAGATGAGCCCCTCCTACATTGGGTTTCCCCGTACCACATTTTTAGGTCTTTCTTATCTCTTGTGGATAGCTTTTGTTGTTATCGTCATCTTGTACTATTTCAGTCGCTATACGCGAACAGGGCGTGAGGTGTATGCCATTGGAGGCAACCCTACTGCAGCAAAGTTTGTAGGAGTAAATGAGAACCGGGTCAGGGTCGTGGTGTTCCTCATCAGTGGAACACTCTGCGGACTTGCCGGAGCATTATGGACCGCCCGGTATGCATCGGCGGTCAATGAAATGGCCACCGGTTTTGAGATGCAGGCCGTCGCAGCCTGCGTGCTTGGCGGCGTGAACTTCTCCGGTGGGGCAGGCGGCATTATCGGGGTGGTTTTGGGAACACTCTTTTTGGGAGTGGTAACCAATGCACTGCCGGTGATTTATTTGTCGGTTTTCTGGCAGACCTTCGTCCAAGGCTTGATCATCCTGATCGCCTTGGCTCTGAATACCCTGTCCGACCAACGCAAGAGTACAAAATTGCTGGCACAGAGGAGGGGATAG
- the fucU gene encoding L-fucose mutarotase, with amino-acid sequence MLKTIPSILSPDLLKILMEMGHGDELVIGDGNFPAASLNDRVVRLDGHGAEATLKAILQLYPLDSYAPNAFLMEKVKGDTVQTPIWASYETIAKAGDPAFKGFEQIERYAFYERSRKAYAIVATGESALYANIILKKGVVV; translated from the coding sequence ATGCTGAAAACTATTCCTTCCATTCTGAGTCCCGATCTCTTGAAAATTCTCATGGAGATGGGCCATGGCGACGAGCTGGTCATCGGTGATGGCAACTTTCCCGCCGCTTCCCTCAACGACAGGGTGGTACGCCTTGACGGCCACGGCGCAGAAGCCACTCTTAAGGCAATTCTCCAGCTGTATCCACTGGACAGCTACGCCCCCAACGCATTCTTGATGGAGAAGGTAAAGGGTGATACCGTGCAAACCCCGATTTGGGCTTCTTACGAAACGATAGCCAAAGCCGGTGATCCCGCTTTCAAGGGATTCGAGCAGATCGAGCGCTATGCTTTCTATGAACGAAGCAGAAAGGCGTATGCCATTGTGGCTACCGGTGAGTCGGCCTTGTATGCAAACATCATCCTTAAAAAAGGGGTGGTTGTCTGA
- a CDS encoding helix-turn-helix domain-containing protein gives MSSFTLSESMFFRENRLPIKVLLRDPEIPFSLHSHDFYELVVVVSGKGTHILANDRRHLQEGMVFFIKPGTAHGYAEIDNLVLYDVLIGLKALSGHVSELSEVSGFQEVFLQPEGEIPLVRMNCHQISEIIALVSAIKEESEKQDYGNGASAMAYSKLLQLLILISRFHTSRKGGVFQPDQRLERVIAFMERNLDRSLSLEELVAQSNMSASTLNRQFKLSTGWSPVDFHIHRRIAFASTLLLTTNLSIERISEKTGFSDANYFARQFRSHMQMSPRQYKQLWTTPRA, from the coding sequence ATGTCGAGTTTCACCCTGTCCGAATCAATGTTCTTCCGGGAAAACCGTCTCCCTATCAAGGTGCTGTTAAGGGATCCAGAAATCCCCTTCTCTTTGCACAGCCACGACTTCTATGAGCTTGTTGTGGTAGTATCCGGCAAAGGAACCCATATCCTGGCGAACGACCGTCGCCACCTGCAGGAAGGCATGGTTTTTTTCATCAAACCGGGAACCGCCCATGGATATGCTGAAATTGACAACCTCGTACTGTACGACGTACTCATCGGCCTTAAAGCTCTCAGCGGGCATGTAAGCGAATTGAGCGAGGTCTCAGGCTTTCAGGAAGTCTTTCTCCAACCAGAGGGTGAAATACCTCTGGTACGAATGAACTGCCACCAGATCTCAGAAATCATTGCCTTGGTCAGCGCCATCAAGGAAGAATCGGAAAAACAGGATTACGGCAACGGGGCATCAGCGATGGCCTACTCCAAGCTGCTTCAGTTGCTCATTCTCATCAGCCGCTTCCACACCTCCCGCAAAGGAGGAGTATTCCAGCCCGACCAACGCCTGGAACGGGTCATTGCCTTCATGGAACGAAACCTCGACCGAAGCCTCTCCCTTGAAGAATTGGTTGCCCAATCCAATATGAGTGCAAGTACGCTGAACCGGCAGTTCAAGCTTTCCACTGGTTGGTCGCCGGTGGACTTTCATATCCACCGACGCATCGCCTTCGCTTCCACGCTGCTGCTTACTACCAATCTCAGCATTGAGCGGATCAGCGAAAAAACAGGCTTTTCCGATGCCAACTACTTCGCCAGGCAGTTCAGAAGCCACATGCAGATGAGCCCCAGGCAATACAAGCAGTTGTGGACGACCCCCAGAGCGTAA
- a CDS encoding class II aldolase/adducin family protein has product MSFATLIEHSRRYGSDASFVLLGGGNTSYKENGVLYVKASGYALGTIGAEGFVRMDLAKMQGIWNKEYSQDDDTREDEVLKDMMACRLEGEHARPSVEALLHALLPFDYVVHLHPAIVNGVTCAQWGKEAVSRLFGEALWIELVKPGFILAHIVRQRMALHTQETGKVCSLIFLQNHGIFVGGSSLEQIAAMYESVMKRIESQLVRKPDFSPVSSDEKQVEAVKTVLKHYSNDTILFAMNKEYQHFLGDATSFAKVASSFTPDHIVYAGFKPLWVAEDDDVAKAFEAFEAHNGVRPKIVCVQNLGVFSLGEKPLPLFLDSVAISVYSESFGGPLFMDEPMIDFIRNWEVEKYRSKVAVQ; this is encoded by the coding sequence ATGAGCTTTGCAACATTGATAGAGCATTCACGTCGCTATGGTTCGGATGCCTCGTTTGTCCTGCTTGGAGGTGGCAACACCTCCTACAAGGAGAACGGGGTTCTCTACGTCAAGGCAAGTGGGTATGCCCTGGGTACCATCGGTGCCGAGGGTTTTGTCCGTATGGACCTTGCAAAGATGCAAGGTATCTGGAACAAGGAATACAGTCAGGATGACGATACGCGGGAGGATGAGGTTCTTAAGGACATGATGGCCTGCCGTCTGGAAGGCGAACATGCCCGTCCTTCGGTTGAAGCCTTGTTGCATGCCCTGCTGCCGTTTGACTACGTGGTGCATTTGCACCCGGCCATCGTAAACGGAGTAACCTGTGCCCAATGGGGTAAGGAAGCTGTTTCCCGTCTGTTTGGGGAGGCTTTGTGGATTGAGCTGGTGAAGCCCGGTTTCATTCTTGCCCATATTGTGCGCCAGCGTATGGCCCTTCACACACAAGAGACAGGCAAGGTTTGCTCCCTGATCTTTTTGCAGAACCATGGTATTTTTGTCGGTGGTTCGAGTCTTGAACAGATTGCAGCCATGTATGAGTCTGTGATGAAGCGCATCGAAAGTCAGTTGGTGAGGAAACCCGATTTTTCACCCGTCAGTTCTGATGAAAAACAGGTGGAAGCAGTAAAGACGGTTTTGAAGCATTATTCCAACGATACCATTCTCTTTGCCATGAACAAGGAGTACCAGCACTTTCTTGGTGATGCAACATCTTTTGCCAAGGTAGCTTCCTCATTCACCCCGGATCACATTGTCTATGCCGGCTTCAAGCCGTTGTGGGTGGCCGAGGATGATGATGTCGCCAAAGCCTTTGAGGCGTTCGAAGCGCACAACGGCGTGAGGCCAAAGATTGTCTGTGTGCAAAACCTGGGGGTGTTCTCTCTTGGGGAGAAGCCACTGCCTCTGTTCTTGGACAGCGTGGCGATCAGTGTGTACTCAGAGAGCTTTGGCGGTCCGCTTTTCATGGATGAGCCCATGATTGATTTCATCCGCAATTGGGAAGTGGAAAAGTATCGATCCAAGGTAGCTGTACAATAA
- a CDS encoding L-rhamnose isomerase yields the protein MSEYEVAKNIYAEYGVDTDAILEQLAKIPISIHCWQGDDVGGFERPDAELGGGGIQTTGNYPGKAKTIEQLRADLEKVLSLVPGTHRVNLHASYGEFGPTFVDRDQIEEVHYQGWVDWGKKVGVAFDFNGTFFSHPMADEGYTLASKDEKIRRFWIEHAKRCRKIAAWIGEQMGSPCILDTWVPDGAKNYTVDKFGYRSILKESLDEIFETEYPSECMRDALETKLFGIGSEAFVVGSHEFFMNYAARNNKMLCIDMGHFHTEEDISDKLSSILLFDDEVLLHVSRPMHWDSDHVVLFNDKVKMVAEELVRSGKLESTHIGLDFFDASINRIGAWVTGVRSMRKALLFALLQPIDQLIEYEESGNGYATMALLELQNVLPFGAVWNEFCTRYHAPLESKLIGIISDYEESVMRERS from the coding sequence ATGTCAGAGTATGAAGTAGCCAAGAATATATACGCCGAGTATGGCGTGGATACGGATGCAATATTGGAGCAACTTGCCAAGATTCCCATCTCAATCCATTGCTGGCAAGGTGACGATGTTGGGGGCTTTGAGCGTCCCGATGCAGAATTGGGCGGTGGTGGTATTCAGACTACCGGCAACTACCCGGGCAAGGCAAAGACCATCGAGCAACTGCGCGCCGACCTTGAGAAGGTCCTCTCCTTGGTTCCCGGGACGCATCGGGTCAACCTGCATGCAAGCTATGGTGAGTTCGGTCCCACGTTTGTCGACCGTGACCAGATTGAGGAAGTACATTATCAGGGGTGGGTCGACTGGGGTAAGAAAGTAGGGGTGGCCTTTGATTTCAATGGCACCTTCTTCAGTCATCCGATGGCTGATGAGGGATATACGCTGGCCAGCAAGGACGAGAAAATTCGTCGTTTCTGGATTGAGCATGCCAAACGCTGCAGAAAGATTGCAGCCTGGATCGGAGAGCAAATGGGTTCTCCCTGTATTTTGGATACCTGGGTGCCCGATGGTGCAAAAAACTATACGGTGGATAAGTTCGGCTATCGTTCCATCCTCAAAGAGAGCTTGGATGAGATTTTTGAAACCGAATACCCCTCGGAATGCATGCGTGATGCCTTGGAAACCAAACTATTCGGTATCGGCAGTGAGGCTTTCGTAGTTGGCTCTCACGAGTTCTTCATGAACTATGCAGCCCGCAACAATAAAATGCTCTGCATCGATATGGGCCATTTCCATACTGAAGAGGATATTTCGGACAAGCTTTCTTCCATCCTGCTCTTTGACGACGAGGTGCTTTTGCACGTCAGCCGCCCGATGCACTGGGACAGCGACCACGTGGTACTGTTCAACGACAAGGTCAAGATGGTGGCCGAAGAGTTGGTCCGCAGCGGCAAGCTGGAGTCAACCCATATCGGATTGGACTTCTTCGATGCTTCAATCAACCGCATCGGGGCTTGGGTGACCGGTGTTCGTTCCATGCGCAAAGCTCTCTTGTTTGCCTTGCTTCAGCCGATCGACCAATTGATTGAATATGAAGAGTCGGGCAACGGGTATGCGACGATGGCCCTGCTGGAACTGCAGAACGTCCTGCCTTTTGGTGCGGTGTGGAATGAGTTCTGCACCCGCTACCATGCTCCGCTGGAGAGTAAGCTGATCGGCATCATCAGCGACTATGAAGAGAGTGTAATGAGGGAGCGGTCATGA